Below is a genomic region from Campylobacter concisus ATCC 51562.
GCTCACTCTAGTTCTAGTCGAGCTTTTTTCAAATATCATCGCAAGCTTTTGATCTTTAAGATATGGCTTAAATTCTCTAACCTTCGCCTCTTTTTTGATCTTGCGGGCTAAATTTATAATCTGCTCGATTTCATCTTTGCTAAAGTCATTTAACGTCAAAAAATGCCTCATCTTAGCCCCTTAAAATTTTGGCTGCTTCTTTTGCATGATATGTGATGATCAAATTTGCCCCTGCTCTTTTAAAGCCGATCAAGGTCTCCATCATAACGCGATCATAGTCGATGATGCCAGCTTTTGCGCCAGCTTTTAGCAGTGCGTACTCGCCGCTTACGTTATAGACACAAAGTGGTAGAAGTGTTAAATTTCTTAGCTCTCTAACGATGTCAAGATAAGCAAGCGCTGGCTTTACCATCAAGATATCAGCGCCTTGCGCCTCGTCTTGCAAGCTCTCGTTGATCGCCTCCAAGCGGTTTGCGCTGTCCATTTGGTAGCTCTTTCTATCGCCAAAGCTTGGTGCACTTTGCGCTACGTCACGAAATGGCCCGTAGTAGGCTGAGGCAAATTTAGTTGAATAAGCCATCACTGGTAAATTCTCAAAGCCATTGCTATCAAGCGTCTCTCTTAGCGTTGCGATGATGCCGTCCATCATACCGCTTGGTGCGATCATATCAGAGCCATTTTGAGCGTGTATTAAGGCTTGTTTGGCTGAAATTTCAAGCGTTGCGTCGTTGTCGATAGTGTTATGCACATGGTCGATTATGCCGCAGTGGCCGTGATCTGTATATTCGCAAAAGCAAAGATCAGTGACGACTACCAAATTTGGGAATTTATCTTTTATGGCTCTAAGTGCAGTTGCGATGATGCCGTCATTACTTAGTGCGTCGCTGCCAACGCTATCTTTTAGGCTTGGTATGCCAAATAAAATGATCGATTTT
It encodes:
- the hemB gene encoding porphobilinogen synthase — protein: MFKRFRRLRINPALRDMVRETSLSVNDFIYPLFVVEGKGVKNEIASMPGVYQMSIDEILKECEEIVNLGIKSIILFGIPSLKDSVGSDALSNDGIIATALRAIKDKFPNLVVVTDLCFCEYTDHGHCGIIDHVHNTIDNDATLEISAKQALIHAQNGSDMIAPSGMMDGIIATLRETLDSNGFENLPVMAYSTKFASAYYGPFRDVAQSAPSFGDRKSYQMDSANRLEAINESLQDEAQGADILMVKPALAYLDIVRELRNLTLLPLCVYNVSGEYALLKAGAKAGIIDYDRVMMETLIGFKRAGANLIITYHAKEAAKILRG